A genomic segment from Triticum dicoccoides isolate Atlit2015 ecotype Zavitan chromosome 1A, WEW_v2.0, whole genome shotgun sequence encodes:
- the LOC119301585 gene encoding methyl-CpG-binding domain-containing protein 4-like, whose translation MLGFELFPITPLNLATQGRLGFPQRRHTLPPLRPMSPPKVVAGPACVVGDEGRGDNFADSFPSGGPWTPRRRPRTVRKHSSDVLAGFLGYTGGEDSADCGRNPDSPPSAPDLKTKKSLKDSIGMYTVQCYKCKKWRKIPTKEEFETIRERLAEDPWFCDRDPSAGRSCKQPEDIPCDSSCIWVMDKPGIPRPPPATERLVIMRRDLSKMDTYYLLPNGKRARSGSDVEKFLQDNPEYRANLPASKFSFAAPKIVPATVRESSLWRVAKAEREKV comes from the exons ATGCTCGGCTTCGAGCTTTTTCCTATCACTCCATTGAATCTGGCGACTCAAGGGCGACTAGGGTTTCCCCAGCGCCGCCACACCCTCCCCCCTCTCCGTCCCATGTCGCCACCCAAGGTGGTCGCCGGGCCAGCCTGTGTGGTTGGCGATGAAGGTCGTGGTGACAATTTTGCCGATTCGTTCCCTAGCGGAGGACCTTGGACGCCAAGGCGGCGGCCTCGGACGGTGAGGAAGCATTCGTCAGATGTGCTAGCCGGCTTCCTTGGCTACACGGGTGGAGAGGATTCGGCTGATTGTGGTCGCAACCCGGATTCCCCACCTTCTGCTCCAGATCTGAAG ACTAAGAAAAGTTTGAAGGACTCCATCGGCATGTACACGGTCCAATGCTACAAATGTAAGAAATGGCGCAAGATCCCAACGAAAGAGGAGTTCGAGACGATCCGCGAGAGATTAGCCGAGGACCCCTGGTTCTGTGACAGGGACCCCAGCGCCGGCCGTTCCTGCAAGCAGCCGGAAGACATTCCGTGCGACAGCAGCTGCATCTGGGTCATGGACAAGCCAGGCATCCCGCGCCCGCCACCTGCGACGGAGCGGCTGGTGATCATGCGGCGTGACCTGTCCAAGATGGACACCTACTACTTGCTACCCAACGGGAAGCGCGCGCGGTCCGGCAGCGATGTGGAGAAGTTCCTCCAGGATAACCCGGAGTATAGGGCGAACCTGCCGGCATCAAAGTTCTCCTTCGCCGCGCCCAAGATCGTTCCGGCGACCGTGAGAGAGAGCTCACTATGGAGGGTTGCCAAGGCCGAGAGGGAAAAAGTTTGA